The following are encoded together in the Sinorhizobium terangae genome:
- a CDS encoding TetR/AcrR family transcriptional regulator, producing MKKLKAPQPKPGGPTQKGQCAKRVSILDAAAEVFCREGFAGASIDEIAMEACVSRQTVYNHYREKETLFMAVVQDILDRANAALFSILATFPDNGDNLEDDLTAFAVRLNKNCVCNHDGKFIRKLVQTEGERYPHLFEIWRQQGPGKIGTALAALFARLSHVTRLDIDDFDLAAKQFLALVNADLQMISSLGGAPTDEELEKSARAAVRTFLRAYGRRPAREAGGVEELRPETA from the coding sequence ATGAAAAAACTTAAAGCGCCGCAACCGAAGCCGGGCGGCCCCACTCAGAAAGGCCAATGCGCCAAACGCGTCTCGATTTTGGACGCCGCTGCCGAAGTATTTTGCCGCGAAGGTTTTGCCGGCGCCAGCATTGACGAAATCGCGATGGAAGCCTGTGTCTCGCGGCAGACCGTCTATAACCACTACCGCGAAAAAGAGACGCTGTTCATGGCGGTCGTTCAGGACATTCTGGACCGCGCCAACGCCGCGTTGTTTTCGATTCTGGCGACCTTTCCCGACAACGGCGACAATCTCGAAGACGATCTGACCGCCTTTGCCGTTCGCCTCAACAAGAACTGCGTTTGCAATCACGACGGAAAGTTCATCCGCAAGCTGGTGCAGACGGAGGGCGAGCGTTATCCGCACCTCTTCGAGATCTGGCGCCAGCAAGGTCCGGGCAAGATCGGAACCGCCCTGGCGGCGCTCTTTGCCCGGCTTTCTCATGTCACGCGGCTGGATATCGACGACTTCGATCTCGCCGCCAAGCAGTTCCTTGCTCTGGTCAATGCCGATCTGCAGATGATCAGCTCCCTCGGCGGAGCGCCGACCGACGAGGAGCTCGAAAAGTCTGCGCGCGCAGCCGTGCGCACCTTCTTGCGCGCCTATGGCAGACGGCCGGCTCGAGAGGCTGGCGGCGTCGAAGAACTCCGCCCGGAGACTGCCTGA
- a CDS encoding multidrug effflux MFS transporter has translation MTASFLRTAIILGLLSAIGPFAIDMYLPALPSIGKDLGAENNVVQLSLLSFFISFALFQLIYGPLSDIWGRKAPLYLGIGLFALASIGCAVASDIETLIAFRFLQGIGGAAGMVIPRAVVRDMHTGVQAARLMSLLMLVFSISPILAPLTGSAVIELYGWRGVFYAVMIAAVIGLVLLSTQLTETRPKEHRSDSTIGSAIAAYRLLLGDRNFLTLTFIGGLGISSFLVYLANSPFVLIDHYGLTPTQYSFAFSINAVSFFAVSQATGWLGERFGLVRLMRMAVTMFALTMVSMFAVMSFGINQLPVMAAFLFVGYGVLGLVIPTSSVLALEDHGEIAGTASALMGTLHFVTSAVAMVITSIFFDGTALPMVAGIALCALGAFLVTQATIGRRRRVVAAE, from the coding sequence ATGACGGCCTCATTTCTACGCACTGCCATTATTCTCGGACTTTTATCGGCCATCGGGCCGTTTGCGATCGACATGTACCTCCCGGCCCTGCCCTCGATCGGCAAGGATCTCGGCGCTGAAAACAACGTCGTGCAACTGAGCCTGCTCTCCTTCTTCATCTCCTTCGCGTTGTTCCAGCTCATCTACGGGCCGCTTTCGGACATCTGGGGCCGTAAGGCGCCGCTCTATCTCGGCATCGGGCTTTTCGCGCTCGCGAGCATCGGTTGCGCGGTCGCAAGCGACATCGAGACGCTGATTGCGTTCCGCTTCCTTCAGGGCATCGGCGGTGCCGCTGGCATGGTCATTCCGCGCGCGGTCGTGCGCGACATGCACACCGGCGTCCAGGCGGCGCGGCTGATGTCGCTGCTCATGCTCGTCTTCAGCATTTCGCCGATCCTTGCACCGCTGACGGGCAGCGCCGTGATCGAACTCTACGGCTGGCGCGGCGTCTTTTATGCGGTGATGATTGCCGCCGTGATCGGGCTCGTGCTGCTTTCGACGCAGCTCACGGAGACGCGGCCGAAGGAGCACCGCTCGGACAGCACCATCGGCAGCGCGATCGCCGCCTACCGCCTGCTTCTTGGCGACCGCAACTTCCTGACGCTGACCTTCATCGGCGGCCTCGGCATCTCTAGCTTCCTCGTCTATCTCGCGAACTCGCCCTTCGTCCTGATCGACCACTACGGCCTGACGCCGACGCAATACAGCTTCGCCTTCTCGATCAACGCAGTCTCGTTCTTCGCCGTCTCCCAGGCGACCGGCTGGCTCGGCGAACGTTTCGGCCTCGTCCGTCTGATGCGGATGGCGGTGACGATGTTCGCGTTGACCATGGTCAGCATGTTCGCCGTCATGAGCTTCGGCATCAATCAGCTGCCGGTCATGGCGGCCTTCCTCTTCGTCGGCTACGGCGTCCTCGGTCTCGTCATCCCGACGTCGTCGGTGCTGGCGCTCGAGGACCATGGCGAGATCGCCGGCACCGCATCGGCGCTGATGGGAACGCTGCATTTCGTTACCTCCGCCGTGGCGATGGTCATCACCAGCATCTTCTTCGACGGCACCGCCCTGCCGATGGTGGCCGGCATCGCGCTCTGCGCCCTCGGCGCCTTCCTCGTTACCCAGGCAACGATCGGCCGTCGCCGTCGGGTCGTTGCTGCGGAATAG
- a CDS encoding intradiol ring-cleavage dioxygenase: MLPTRRSLLTAFLAIPALPIVSLRQAAAQRRPLPPTPACGNDRDLTLARTAGPFYKPDAPMRHELFADSPDGERITLAGYVLDANCRPLANSLVEIWHADETGAYDTSGFRLRAHQFTDANGRWWFGTIVPARYTGRTRHYHLRVQRRGGGLLTTQLFFPNEPANASDGLYSDALLLDIRNTADGKFGRFDFVV, translated from the coding sequence ATGCTTCCGACGCGACGTTCACTTCTGACCGCCTTTCTGGCGATCCCCGCCTTGCCGATCGTCAGCCTCCGCCAGGCCGCCGCGCAACGGCGCCCGCTGCCGCCGACGCCCGCCTGCGGCAATGATCGCGACCTGACGCTTGCGCGCACAGCGGGTCCCTTCTACAAACCCGACGCGCCCATGCGTCACGAGCTTTTTGCCGACTCCCCCGATGGCGAGCGAATCACGCTCGCCGGCTACGTCCTCGACGCCAACTGCCGGCCGCTCGCCAACAGCCTCGTCGAGATCTGGCATGCCGACGAAACCGGCGCCTATGACACGAGCGGCTTCCGACTGCGCGCGCACCAGTTCACCGATGCAAACGGCCGCTGGTGGTTCGGCACGATCGTGCCCGCGCGTTACACTGGCAGGACCCGGCACTATCATCTGCGCGTGCAGCGCCGCGGCGGCGGGCTGCTCACGACGCAGCTCTTCTTTCCGAACGAACCGGCCAATGCCAGCGACGGGCTCTATTCGGACGCACTGCTGCTCGATATCCGCAACACTGCCGACGGCAAATTCGGCCGGTTTGATTTTGTCGTCTGA
- a CDS encoding elongation factor G, which produces MRCFTVLGPSQTGKSTLVEKLSLLEGQPRKSASPYGLSLTEFEFGSEEWCALDTPGTNEALAHAQDALLASDACVLCVSPAPEEAVLAAPYLKAIEASGTPCILFVNRMDEPRGRLRDLVAALQDYSNHPFVLRQIPIRDGDKIIGSCDLISERAWRYREGQTSALFELPESVVESEHEARAELLEHLSEFDDWLLEELIEDREPASDAIYAISKRVLSENKIIPVLVGAASHSNGILRLMKALRHDAPRVEALRKRLAADGGIADATLSAVSFHAHHRPSVGKTVFVRALDSGVKQGTMLGGAGLGALQDPANGRPLASATPAPGQVFAAVKSDHLVVPSLLTANATVAPPEWTTPPTPMMERILVPESERDETKLSETLAKLSETDRGLKVMQEEGTGAQLVCAQGPVHLRDLCRTLSDVFHVAVSEQPPSPIYRETISKSSDVHYRHRKQTGGAGQFADVKLSVHPNERGGGFTFAETVKGGAVPRNFIPAVEAGAREAMDKGPLGFKVIDVGVMLTDGQHHSVDSSEYAFRTAGKMGVRQALSQASAVLMQPIFRVEIHIPSIYSGSLVPVVSTLKGQVLGFDRDEAAKGWDIFRALIPGAALDDLARSLRSATQGIGYFSKGFDHFEELYGKEAQSVITAHGAHANEH; this is translated from the coding sequence ATGCGCTGCTTCACGGTACTTGGGCCTTCGCAGACCGGGAAATCCACGCTCGTGGAAAAGCTTAGTCTGCTCGAGGGCCAGCCAAGAAAATCCGCCTCTCCCTATGGCTTGAGCCTGACGGAGTTCGAATTCGGAAGCGAAGAGTGGTGTGCGTTGGACACGCCCGGAACCAACGAGGCGCTGGCGCATGCGCAGGATGCGTTGCTCGCCAGCGATGCCTGTGTGCTCTGCGTTTCGCCGGCTCCGGAGGAGGCCGTGCTGGCGGCGCCCTATCTCAAGGCGATCGAGGCGTCGGGAACGCCCTGCATCCTTTTCGTCAACCGCATGGATGAGCCGAGGGGACGGCTGAGGGATCTCGTCGCCGCCCTCCAGGACTATTCCAACCACCCTTTCGTCCTCAGGCAGATCCCGATCCGCGACGGTGACAAGATCATCGGCAGTTGCGACCTGATTTCCGAGCGCGCCTGGCGCTATCGGGAGGGCCAGACGTCAGCGCTTTTCGAACTGCCCGAAAGCGTCGTCGAGAGTGAACACGAGGCGCGCGCCGAACTCTTAGAGCATCTTTCCGAATTCGATGACTGGCTGCTGGAAGAACTCATCGAGGACCGCGAGCCGGCGAGCGACGCAATCTATGCCATCTCGAAGCGCGTCTTGAGCGAAAACAAGATCATCCCGGTGCTGGTCGGTGCGGCAAGCCACAGCAACGGCATTCTGCGCCTGATGAAGGCGCTTCGTCACGACGCGCCGCGGGTCGAGGCGCTCAGAAAACGCCTTGCCGCGGACGGCGGCATCGCCGATGCGACACTTTCCGCCGTCAGTTTTCACGCCCATCATCGCCCGAGCGTCGGCAAGACAGTCTTTGTTCGCGCGCTCGACAGTGGCGTGAAGCAGGGGACCATGCTCGGCGGCGCCGGGCTCGGGGCCTTGCAGGATCCGGCGAACGGCCGCCCGCTCGCATCGGCGACACCGGCGCCCGGTCAGGTATTCGCCGCCGTGAAGTCCGATCACCTCGTCGTGCCGTCGCTTTTGACAGCCAATGCCACCGTCGCGCCGCCGGAATGGACGACTCCGCCGACGCCGATGATGGAGCGGATCCTGGTGCCGGAAAGCGAGCGCGACGAGACCAAGCTTTCCGAAACGCTTGCCAAGCTTTCCGAAACCGATCGCGGCCTGAAGGTCATGCAGGAGGAGGGGACCGGCGCGCAACTGGTCTGCGCCCAGGGGCCGGTGCACCTGCGCGACCTGTGCCGCACGCTTTCCGACGTCTTTCATGTCGCGGTCAGCGAGCAACCGCCGAGCCCGATCTATCGCGAAACGATCTCGAAGTCGTCGGACGTGCATTATCGTCACCGCAAGCAGACCGGCGGCGCCGGCCAGTTTGCGGACGTGAAGCTCAGCGTTCACCCCAATGAGCGCGGCGGCGGATTCACCTTTGCCGAAACCGTCAAGGGCGGTGCCGTTCCGAGAAACTTCATACCGGCGGTCGAAGCAGGCGCGCGGGAGGCGATGGACAAGGGCCCGCTCGGCTTCAAGGTCATCGACGTCGGCGTGATGCTGACCGATGGCCAGCACCACTCGGTCGACAGTTCGGAATACGCGTTTCGCACGGCGGGAAAGATGGGCGTTCGCCAGGCTCTCTCACAGGCCTCGGCCGTGCTGATGCAGCCGATCTTCCGCGTGGAGATCCATATCCCCTCGATCTATTCGGGAAGCCTCGTGCCGGTCGTTTCGACGCTCAAAGGGCAGGTCCTCGGTTTCGACCGGGACGAGGCGGCGAAGGGATGGGATATCTTCCGTGCCCTCATTCCAGGCGCAGCGCTCGATGACCTCGCGCGGTCGCTCAGATCCGCCACACAGGGGATCGGCTATTTTTCCAAGGGCTTTGATCATTTCGAGGAGCTTTACGGCAAGGAAGCCCAAAGCGTGATCACCGCGCATGGAGCGCATGCGAATGAGCATTGA
- the hutC gene encoding histidine utilization repressor, giving the protein MLSGDWPPGHRIPFEHELTEQYGCSRMTVNKALTELVKKGLIERRRKSGSYVTFPHVQSAVMEIHDVKLEVQSRGLEYGYRLDERHVRKASADDTGRIDLPASARVLAITCRHLASGRPFCLEERLINLSAVPAAEAEAFDTVSPGSWLLGKVPWSTAEHRIRAVAASRQAAQALGVAVGSPCLVIERRTWSGGAPVTSVRLTYPGDRHELVAQFAPSAIG; this is encoded by the coding sequence ATTCTGTCCGGCGACTGGCCGCCGGGACATCGTATTCCTTTCGAGCACGAGCTGACCGAGCAATATGGTTGCTCGCGCATGACCGTGAACAAGGCGCTGACCGAGCTCGTCAAGAAGGGATTGATCGAGCGGCGGCGCAAGTCCGGCAGCTATGTCACTTTTCCGCACGTCCAGTCGGCGGTCATGGAAATCCACGACGTCAAACTCGAGGTGCAGTCGCGCGGTCTCGAATACGGCTATCGTCTCGACGAGCGGCATGTCCGCAAGGCCAGTGCCGACGACACGGGACGCATAGACCTGCCGGCCTCGGCGCGGGTGCTCGCCATCACCTGCCGGCATCTGGCGAGCGGCCGCCCGTTTTGCCTCGAGGAACGGCTCATCAATCTTTCTGCGGTGCCCGCGGCGGAGGCCGAAGCGTTCGATACTGTCTCACCCGGTTCCTGGCTGCTTGGCAAGGTGCCGTGGAGCACCGCCGAGCATCGCATCCGGGCCGTGGCAGCGAGCCGTCAGGCCGCGCAAGCCCTCGGGGTCGCGGTCGGATCGCCCTGCCTGGTCATCGAACGACGGACCTGGAGCGGCGGTGCGCCGGTGACCAGTGTTCGGCTGACCTATCCGGGCGATCGCCACGAACTGGTGGCGCAATTTGCGCCGAGCGCCATTGGGTAG